Proteins found in one Lysinibacillus fusiformis genomic segment:
- the sdhB gene encoding succinate dehydrogenase iron-sulfur subunit → MQISANTGRMVKVEVLRQDTQGGDSYWQKFQVPYRHGMNVISILMEIQKNPVTENGENTSPVSWDMNCLEEVCGACSMVINGRPRQSCSTLVDQLTEPIKLEPMKTFPVIRDLQVDRERMFNALKKVKAWVPIDGTYDLGEGPRMPEGKRQWAYELSKCMTCGVCMEACPNVSEKASFIGPAPLSQVRLFNTHPTGAMIKDERLNAIMGDGGLANCGNSQNCVAACPKGIPLTTSIASLNRATSVQMFRNFFGSDHYVD, encoded by the coding sequence ATGCAAATCTCAGCTAATACTGGAAGAATGGTTAAAGTAGAAGTCTTACGTCAAGATACACAGGGCGGCGATAGCTACTGGCAAAAATTCCAAGTGCCTTACCGTCATGGTATGAACGTAATTTCTATTTTAATGGAAATTCAAAAAAATCCTGTTACTGAAAATGGTGAAAACACATCGCCAGTATCATGGGATATGAACTGTTTAGAAGAAGTTTGTGGTGCATGTTCAATGGTGATCAATGGCCGTCCACGTCAATCATGTTCAACACTTGTTGACCAATTGACTGAACCAATTAAATTGGAGCCAATGAAGACATTCCCTGTTATTCGTGACCTACAAGTTGACCGTGAACGTATGTTCAACGCGCTTAAAAAAGTTAAAGCATGGGTACCAATCGATGGTACGTATGATTTAGGTGAAGGTCCACGTATGCCAGAAGGTAAACGTCAATGGGCTTATGAATTATCTAAATGTATGACTTGTGGTGTATGTATGGAAGCATGTCCGAACGTATCTGAAAAAGCTTCATTCATCGGGCCAGCTCCATTATCACAAGTACGTCTTTTCAACACTCACCCAACTGGTGCTATGATTAAAGACGAACGTTTAAATGCGATTATGGGCGATGGTGGTCTTGCGAACTGTGGTAACTCTCAAAACTGTGTTGCTGCATGTCCAAAAGGGATTCCTTTAACAACATCAATCGCTTCATTAAACCGTGCTACTTCAGTGCAAATGTTCCGTAACTTCTTCGGTTCTGACCACTACGTAGACTAA
- the sdhA gene encoding succinate dehydrogenase flavoprotein subunit has product MAKSKIIVVGGGLAGLMATIKAAEVGTEVDLFSLVPVKRSHSVCAQGGINGAVNTKGEGDSPWIHFDDTVYGGDFLANQPPVKGMCDAAPGIIHLMDRMGVMFNRTPEGLLDFRRFGGTLMHRTAFSGATTGQQLLYALDEQVRSHEVAGLVNKYEHWEFLGVIIDEDGVCRGIVAQDMRTEEIKSFRADAVIMATGGPGIIFGKTTNSVINTGSAASIVYQQGASYANGEFIQIHPTAIPGDDKNRLMSESARGEGGRIWTYKDGKPWYFLEEKYPAYGNLVPRDIATREIFDVCVNQKLGINGENMVYLDLSHKDPHELDVKLGGIIEIYEKFVGDDPRKLPMKIFPAVHYSMGGLWVDYNQMTEIPGLFAAGECDYSQHGANRLGANSLLSAIYGGMVAGPNAVDYVKHLKKHAEDLPQEIYDARVTEEQAKWDAIMKMEGTENAYLLHKELGEMMTATMTVVRYNDQLEDTLKKLDELTERWNNININDTQKWSNQGAHFTRQLKNMLVLAKVMTKGALLRNESRGAHYKPDFPNRDDEQFLKTTMAKFDPTTGNPIITYQEVDVSLIPPRKRDYSAKGD; this is encoded by the coding sequence ATGGCGAAAAGCAAAATAATTGTTGTCGGCGGTGGTCTTGCCGGTCTGATGGCAACGATTAAAGCAGCTGAAGTTGGTACTGAAGTTGATTTATTCTCATTAGTTCCTGTAAAACGCTCACACTCTGTTTGTGCGCAAGGCGGAATTAATGGTGCGGTAAATACAAAAGGTGAAGGGGATTCTCCATGGATTCACTTTGATGATACAGTATATGGTGGGGACTTCTTAGCGAACCAACCACCAGTAAAAGGTATGTGTGACGCAGCACCTGGCATTATCCACTTAATGGACCGTATGGGTGTTATGTTCAACCGTACACCAGAAGGACTTTTAGATTTCCGTCGTTTTGGTGGTACTTTAATGCACCGTACAGCTTTCTCTGGTGCAACAACTGGTCAACAATTACTATATGCGCTAGATGAGCAAGTTCGTTCTCATGAAGTAGCTGGTTTAGTAAATAAATATGAACACTGGGAATTCCTTGGTGTTATTATCGATGAAGACGGCGTTTGCCGTGGTATCGTAGCGCAAGATATGCGTACAGAAGAAATTAAATCATTCCGTGCAGACGCTGTTATTATGGCGACTGGTGGCCCTGGTATTATCTTCGGTAAAACAACAAACTCTGTTATTAACACAGGTTCTGCTGCTTCTATCGTTTATCAACAAGGTGCTTCATATGCGAATGGTGAATTCATTCAAATTCACCCAACAGCGATTCCTGGAGATGACAAAAACCGTCTAATGTCAGAATCAGCTCGTGGTGAAGGTGGTCGTATTTGGACTTATAAAGACGGTAAACCTTGGTACTTCTTAGAAGAGAAATACCCAGCTTATGGTAACTTAGTACCACGTGATATTGCAACACGTGAAATTTTCGACGTTTGTGTAAACCAAAAACTTGGTATCAATGGCGAAAACATGGTATACCTAGATCTTTCACATAAAGATCCACATGAATTGGACGTTAAACTTGGTGGTATCATCGAAATCTACGAAAAATTCGTAGGGGATGACCCACGTAAATTACCAATGAAAATTTTCCCAGCAGTTCACTATTCAATGGGTGGATTATGGGTTGACTACAATCAAATGACTGAAATTCCTGGTCTATTTGCAGCAGGTGAATGTGATTACTCTCAACATGGTGCAAACCGTCTTGGTGCAAACTCATTATTATCTGCTATTTACGGTGGTATGGTTGCAGGACCAAACGCAGTAGATTATGTAAAACATCTTAAAAAGCATGCTGAAGATCTTCCACAAGAGATTTACGATGCTCGTGTAACAGAGGAACAAGCGAAATGGGATGCTATCATGAAAATGGAAGGCACAGAAAACGCTTACTTACTGCATAAAGAGCTTGGTGAAATGATGACTGCTACAATGACTGTAGTACGTTACAATGATCAGCTTGAAGATACATTGAAAAAACTTGATGAGCTTACTGAGCGCTGGAACAACATCAACATCAACGATACGCAAAAATGGAGCAATCAAGGCGCGCACTTTACACGTCAGCTAAAAAATATGTTAGTGCTTGCAAAAGTAATGACAAAAGGTGCACTATTACGTAATGAATCTCGTGGTGCACACTATAAACCTGATTTCCCTAACCGTGATGACGAGCAATTCTTGAAAACAACAATGGCGAAGTTTGACCCAACTACTGGTAATCCAATCATCACGTACCAAGAAGTCGACGTTTCTTTAATCCCACCACGTAAACGCGACTACTCTGCGAAAGGAGACTAA
- the racE gene encoding glutamate racemase, which yields MNAPIGVIDSGVGGLTVAKEIMKRLPNETIYYIGDTARCPYGPRSRQEVRNFTWQMAKALEKMNVKMLVIACNTATAVALESLQRNMPFPVLGVINAGARAAVKKTKRHEVVVLATEGTIKSGAYEEALLSLNTSTHIIPLACPTFVPLVESGEYKGDFANNLIAEGLKPLKNRQFDTVILGCTHYPILQKQIEAVVGEDVNVLSSAEETAKDVQEMLAYNGTLANANAVPAHKFFATGSVPIFRSIAENWLEQGTLDIKRITLK from the coding sequence ATGAATGCCCCGATAGGCGTTATTGACTCAGGAGTAGGCGGTTTAACCGTAGCAAAAGAAATCATGAAGCGATTGCCAAACGAAACGATTTATTATATTGGCGATACAGCAAGGTGTCCGTATGGTCCAAGAAGTCGTCAGGAAGTACGGAATTTTACTTGGCAAATGGCAAAAGCACTCGAAAAAATGAATGTTAAGATGCTCGTTATAGCTTGTAATACAGCGACTGCAGTAGCACTCGAAAGTTTACAAAGAAATATGCCTTTTCCGGTACTAGGTGTTATCAATGCTGGCGCACGTGCAGCTGTAAAGAAAACGAAGCGACATGAAGTCGTTGTGCTTGCAACAGAAGGAACGATTAAAAGTGGGGCGTATGAAGAAGCCTTGTTGTCACTCAATACGTCAACACATATTATTCCACTAGCTTGTCCAACATTCGTGCCACTTGTAGAAAGTGGCGAATATAAAGGTGACTTTGCAAATAATTTAATAGCTGAAGGCTTAAAGCCGTTGAAAAATCGACAATTTGATACGGTTATTTTAGGGTGTACACATTATCCTATTCTACAAAAACAAATTGAAGCTGTTGTCGGAGAAGATGTGAATGTACTATCTTCTGCGGAGGAAACAGCAAAGGATGTTCAGGAAATGTTAGCGTATAACGGCACTTTAGCAAATGCAAATGCGGTGCCTGCTCATAAATTTTTTGCAACTGGTTCTGTTCCAATTTTCCGTTCGATTGCTGAGAATTGGTTAGAACAAGGTACTCTCGACATAAAACGTATCACATTAAAATAA
- a CDS encoding succinate dehydrogenase cytochrome b558 subunit, producing the protein MSKDREFLWRRLHSLLGIIPVGLFLTMHLFINFTATGGAESYNDATAVMEKIPFLILVEWIVIYIPLMFHAFYGVYIAFTATPNTGRFSTYRNWMFSLQRFTGVFLVIFIAWHIFQTRIQKALGTHVDYDMMANIVANPFMLGFYIVGILSATFHLSNGLWAFLVSWGITQSPQSQKIATYVTNIIFVILSVVGVAAILAFV; encoded by the coding sequence TTGTCGAAAGATCGAGAGTTTTTATGGCGTCGCTTACATTCTCTACTTGGGATCATTCCAGTAGGTCTGTTTTTAACGATGCACCTGTTCATTAACTTTACAGCAACAGGCGGGGCAGAAAGTTACAACGATGCTACCGCAGTAATGGAAAAGATTCCATTCCTTATCCTAGTTGAATGGATTGTCATCTATATTCCATTAATGTTCCACGCATTCTATGGTGTCTACATTGCATTCACTGCTACACCAAACACAGGACGTTTCAGCACGTACCGTAACTGGATGTTCTCTTTACAACGTTTTACTGGTGTATTCTTAGTGATATTCATCGCATGGCATATTTTCCAAACTCGTATTCAAAAAGCACTTGGCACACACGTTGATTACGACATGATGGCGAATATCGTTGCTAATCCATTCATGCTTGGATTCTACATTGTTGGTATTTTATCAGCAACTTTCCACTTATCTAACGGTTTATGGGCATTCCTAGTAAGCTGGGGTATTACACAATCTCCTCAGTCTCAAAAGATTGCTACTTACGTAACAAACATTATTTTCGTAATTCTAAGTGTAGTTGGTGTGGCAGCTATTTTAGCTTTCGTATAA
- the trxA gene encoding thioredoxin, with protein MAIVHATDATFQDDIKEGLVLVDFWAAWCGPCKMIGPVLEEMDAAGSAAKIVKVDVDNNQGTAAQYQIMSIPSLLLFKDGELVDKTVGFQPKEALEAFIAKHA; from the coding sequence ATGGCAATTGTACATGCAACAGATGCTACGTTCCAGGACGATATTAAAGAAGGGTTAGTACTAGTAGACTTTTGGGCTGCTTGGTGCGGACCATGTAAAATGATTGGGCCAGTTCTTGAAGAAATGGACGCTGCAGGTAGTGCGGCTAAAATTGTAAAAGTTGACGTTGACAATAACCAAGGTACTGCAGCTCAGTATCAAATTATGTCAATCCCGTCTTTACTATTATTTAAAGATGGAGAATTAGTTGACAAAACTGTAGGCTTCCAACCGAAAGAAGCTTTAGAAGCATTTATCGCAAAACATGCGTAA
- a CDS encoding XTP/dITP diphosphatase: MKQVVIATKNKGKAKDFEALFGPLGYEVVTMFEVAPEMEIEETGTTFEENAILKAEALAKEIGTIVIADDSGLAVDALNGDPGVYSARYAGDHDDEANMIKLLENLQGVEDDKRSARFCCCIAIAGPDFATTTVFGTCEGVIAHEKRGTNGFGYDPIFFVPSLNRMMAELSPEEKGSISHRGNAIRKLKEQLPNLIK, encoded by the coding sequence ATGAAACAAGTAGTCATCGCCACAAAAAATAAAGGAAAAGCAAAAGACTTTGAAGCATTATTTGGCCCACTTGGTTATGAAGTCGTGACAATGTTTGAAGTGGCACCAGAAATGGAAATAGAAGAAACAGGAACAACATTCGAAGAAAATGCCATCTTAAAAGCAGAAGCATTAGCGAAGGAGATTGGTACCATTGTTATTGCAGATGATAGTGGCTTAGCAGTAGATGCATTAAATGGAGACCCAGGCGTGTATTCTGCTCGCTATGCTGGTGACCATGATGATGAAGCAAACATGATCAAGCTGTTAGAAAATTTACAAGGTGTCGAAGATGACAAGCGGTCAGCACGTTTTTGCTGCTGTATTGCAATTGCAGGACCTGATTTTGCAACAACAACGGTATTTGGCACATGTGAAGGTGTCATTGCCCATGAAAAGCGTGGAACGAATGGCTTTGGCTATGATCCAATCTTTTTCGTGCCAAGCTTAAATCGTATGATGGCAGAGCTTTCACCAGAGGAAAAAGGCTCTATTTCTCACCGTGGCAATGCCATCCGCAAGTTAAAGGAGCAATTACCGAATCTTATCAAATAA
- the uvrC gene encoding excinuclease ABC subunit UvrC: protein MNDLIKRKLDILPDQPGCYLMKDRQGTIIYVGKAKVLKNRVRSYFTGTHEGKTQRLVGEIEDFEYIVTSSNIEALILELNLIKLHDPKYNVMLTDDKTYPYLKITNEKHPRLITTRKVKKDKAKYFGPYPNAYAASETKKLLDRLYPLRKCVQLPSKVCLYYHMGQCLAPCVKEIDGQVYQEMIEDMTKFLNGGVEAVKKELEVKMLAAAENLEFERAKEFRDQIAHIDTVMQKQKIVSSDTTNRDVFGYAVEKGWMCVQVFFVRQGKLIERDVSIFPIYQDAEEEFLTFVGRFYEKPEHIKPKEIFIPQAIDAAILTELLEIKVLTPKRGQKKELVELATKNAEIAVAAKFQLIERQEERTIGACEALGEAMGISAPLRIEAFDNSHMHGTDAVSAMVVFIDGKPAKKEYRKYKTRTAAKHDDYGAMQEVIRRRYIRVLKEGLPLPDLVLIDGGKGQMEVAREVLEDELGLVIPIAGLAKDDKHNTSQLLFGDPPEVIALKRTSDGFYLLQRIQDEVHRFAITFLRQQHEKHAIQSVLDHIEGVGPKRKQQLLKYFGSVKKIREASELTLQEAGMPANLASQIFSYFQQESLSKE from the coding sequence ATGAACGATTTAATAAAGCGAAAACTGGATATTTTACCGGATCAGCCTGGCTGCTATTTGATGAAGGATCGACAAGGGACAATCATTTATGTCGGTAAAGCAAAAGTTCTGAAAAACCGTGTACGCTCCTATTTTACTGGAACACATGAAGGAAAAACTCAAAGACTTGTAGGTGAAATAGAAGATTTTGAGTATATCGTGACATCATCTAATATTGAAGCACTTATTTTAGAGCTGAATCTCATCAAGTTACATGATCCAAAATATAATGTCATGTTAACGGATGATAAGACCTATCCATATTTAAAAATTACGAATGAAAAACATCCTCGTCTGATTACGACACGGAAGGTAAAAAAGGATAAGGCTAAATATTTTGGTCCTTATCCGAATGCCTATGCAGCGAGCGAAACGAAAAAACTATTGGATCGACTGTATCCGTTGCGCAAATGTGTACAATTACCCTCCAAGGTTTGCTTGTACTATCACATGGGGCAATGCTTAGCACCTTGTGTTAAGGAAATTGATGGTCAGGTTTATCAAGAGATGATTGAGGATATGACGAAGTTTCTCAATGGTGGTGTGGAGGCAGTTAAAAAAGAGCTTGAAGTTAAAATGCTTGCAGCCGCTGAAAACCTAGAATTTGAAAGAGCGAAGGAATTCCGAGATCAAATTGCTCATATTGATACGGTCATGCAGAAACAAAAAATAGTATCAAGTGATACTACAAATCGCGATGTATTTGGCTATGCCGTTGAAAAAGGGTGGATGTGTGTTCAGGTTTTCTTTGTGCGCCAAGGTAAACTGATTGAGCGTGATGTCTCGATTTTCCCGATCTATCAGGATGCAGAGGAAGAATTCTTAACATTTGTTGGGCGCTTTTATGAAAAGCCAGAGCATATTAAGCCAAAAGAAATTTTTATTCCACAAGCCATTGATGCAGCCATCTTAACGGAATTATTAGAGATCAAAGTCCTTACACCAAAAAGAGGACAAAAGAAGGAACTGGTTGAATTAGCAACCAAAAATGCCGAAATTGCTGTGGCAGCTAAATTCCAGCTAATAGAACGTCAGGAAGAACGTACGATTGGTGCTTGTGAGGCACTAGGTGAAGCAATGGGTATTAGTGCACCTTTACGAATTGAGGCTTTTGATAATAGTCATATGCATGGAACGGATGCAGTATCTGCCATGGTTGTTTTCATTGATGGGAAGCCTGCAAAAAAGGAATACCGAAAATATAAAACGCGTACAGCAGCCAAGCATGATGATTACGGTGCAATGCAGGAGGTTATACGTCGTCGATATATACGTGTTTTAAAGGAAGGTCTACCATTACCAGATTTAGTGTTAATTGATGGTGGTAAGGGGCAAATGGAAGTAGCCCGTGAAGTACTAGAAGATGAGCTTGGTCTTGTCATACCGATTGCTGGTTTAGCCAAGGATGACAAGCATAATACATCTCAGCTATTGTTTGGTGATCCGCCAGAGGTGATTGCCTTAAAACGTACAAGTGATGGCTTCTATTTATTACAACGAATTCAAGACGAAGTCCACCGCTTTGCTATTACCTTCTTGCGTCAACAGCATGAGAAGCATGCCATTCAATCTGTATTAGATCATATTGAAGGGGTAGGACCAAAACGTAAGCAACAGTTGCTTAAATATTTCGGATCAGTCAAAAAAATTCGAGAGGCGAGCGAGCTAACTTTACAGGAGGCAGGGATGCCCGCTAATTTAGCAAGCCAAATTTTTAGCTATTTTCAGCAAGAATCATTGTCAAAGGAATAG
- a CDS encoding acyl-CoA thioesterase translates to MKANYIDNFQEWEKAFSFYSEVRVRFSETDMYGHMNNTISFTYFEQARIDYFRHLGILMPSAGDDVQSIPIVADLQCDYVKQVFFDDVLRIYTKIAQVGNSSMDIHYLAKNQRDEICFTGRGTIVQMDPRTGKSVPISEEEKTKLIQLAILPH, encoded by the coding sequence ATGAAGGCAAATTATATCGATAATTTTCAAGAGTGGGAAAAGGCTTTTTCATTTTATAGTGAGGTACGCGTGCGATTTTCAGAAACAGACATGTATGGTCATATGAACAATACAATTAGCTTTACATATTTTGAGCAAGCAAGAATTGATTATTTCCGACATTTAGGTATTTTAATGCCTTCTGCAGGGGATGATGTACAATCTATACCAATAGTAGCCGATTTACAATGTGATTATGTAAAGCAGGTTTTCTTTGATGATGTTCTACGCATTTATACAAAAATCGCGCAAGTTGGGAATTCTTCGATGGATATTCATTATCTAGCAAAAAATCAAAGGGACGAAATTTGTTTCACTGGCCGTGGAACGATTGTGCAAATGGACCCTCGCACAGGTAAAAGTGTGCCGATCTCAGAGGAAGAAAAAACGAAATTAATTCAGTTGGCTATTCTACCTCACTAG
- a CDS encoding aspartate kinase, translated as MAKIVMKFGGAALASTEQIQQAARKAIAEKDRGFDVVVVVAAMGHTAKEMKMMVHQLTDDASKRELDAVLSTGSQLSSALFAIALQEAGYEAVSLTGWQAGIHTDGMYQHARIDYIDVSRIEEHFAQGQIVVIAGEQGVDEDHNITMLGKGGAETAAVALAIALEAERADMYTNVDGVYTADPCYVTHAQKLQEISYDEMLELSHLGSHVIHPRAVELAKKFQMPVIIRSSLVESVGTLLKEEVEMEKNLVVRGVAFESDIIRLTVGYDALSNASLADIFTILAENRINVDIIVQAIIDGLKPTVSFSILKEEFAEALRVLEDSKLSLGFSFADFEIGLAKVSIIGSGMASNPGVAARMFDRLRRENIPVKMVSTSEIKVSVVVPQDDMIQAANALHDEFNLEQALYI; from the coding sequence ATGGCTAAAATTGTGATGAAGTTTGGAGGAGCTGCATTAGCTTCTACTGAACAAATCCAACAGGCAGCTCGGAAAGCGATTGCTGAAAAGGACAGAGGATTTGATGTAGTGGTAGTTGTTGCAGCAATGGGACATACTGCCAAAGAAATGAAAATGATGGTACATCAACTAACTGACGATGCGTCAAAACGAGAATTAGATGCAGTTTTGTCTACAGGCTCTCAATTATCTAGTGCTTTATTTGCCATTGCCTTACAGGAAGCAGGCTATGAGGCTGTGTCTCTGACTGGATGGCAGGCAGGTATTCATACGGATGGTATGTATCAGCATGCGCGTATCGACTATATTGATGTTAGTCGAATCGAAGAACACTTTGCACAGGGGCAAATTGTAGTCATTGCTGGGGAACAAGGGGTTGACGAAGATCACAATATCACCATGCTTGGGAAAGGTGGAGCTGAAACGGCAGCTGTAGCGCTTGCCATCGCATTGGAAGCGGAGCGAGCTGATATGTATACAAATGTGGACGGTGTTTATACAGCAGATCCATGTTATGTGACACATGCCCAAAAGCTACAGGAAATTTCCTATGATGAAATGTTAGAATTATCTCATTTAGGATCTCATGTCATACATCCACGTGCGGTGGAGTTAGCAAAGAAATTTCAAATGCCTGTTATCATACGCTCAAGTTTAGTAGAGTCAGTAGGCACTTTATTGAAGGAGGAAGTGGAAATGGAAAAAAACTTAGTTGTTCGTGGCGTGGCCTTTGAATCAGATATTATTCGTTTAACAGTAGGGTATGATGCTTTATCTAATGCTTCATTAGCAGATATATTTACTATTCTTGCTGAGAACCGCATTAATGTAGATATTATTGTTCAAGCCATTATTGATGGGCTGAAACCAACTGTTTCGTTTTCCATTTTAAAAGAGGAATTTGCAGAAGCATTACGTGTTCTAGAAGATAGTAAATTATCACTCGGATTTAGTTTTGCAGACTTCGAAATAGGGTTAGCGAAAGTTTCCATTATTGGTTCAGGCATGGCCTCTAATCCAGGTGTTGCTGCTCGTATGTTTGATCGGTTGCGTCGTGAAAATATCCCTGTGAAAATGGTGAGTACTTCTGAAATAAAAGTTTCTGTTGTTGTACCACAGGATGATATGATCCAAGCAGCTAATGCACTGCATGATGAGTTTAATTTAGAGCAAGCACTTTACATATAA
- the rph gene encoding ribonuclease PH produces the protein MTRFDGRNADGLRPVKIDSEYLLHPEGSVLIQVGNTKVICTATIEDKVPGFLRGQGKGWITAEYSMLPRATAQRTPRESSRGKVNGRTMEIQRLIGRALRAVVDLEALGERTVWIDCDVIQADGGTRTASITGAFVAMTQAIAKFAEEKPFEKFPVTDFLAATSVGIVEEQGAILDLNYVEDVAAAVDMNIVMTGAGRFVEIQGTGEEATFSRQELNELLALGEKGIQQLVELQKITLGELANKVGGNQ, from the coding sequence ATGACAAGATTTGATGGTAGAAATGCAGATGGGCTAAGACCTGTGAAAATAGATAGCGAGTATCTATTACATCCAGAAGGCTCCGTATTAATTCAAGTAGGCAATACAAAAGTAATTTGCACAGCAACGATTGAAGACAAGGTACCTGGCTTTTTACGTGGGCAAGGGAAAGGATGGATCACAGCCGAATATTCCATGCTGCCACGTGCAACCGCTCAACGTACACCACGTGAATCCTCTCGTGGGAAAGTCAATGGACGTACAATGGAGATTCAGCGCTTAATTGGGCGTGCATTACGTGCTGTAGTCGATTTAGAGGCACTAGGCGAGCGTACTGTATGGATTGACTGTGATGTCATTCAAGCTGATGGTGGTACTCGTACAGCATCCATTACGGGAGCATTTGTTGCCATGACACAAGCCATTGCTAAATTTGCTGAAGAAAAGCCATTCGAAAAATTCCCAGTAACAGACTTTTTGGCAGCAACAAGTGTTGGGATTGTAGAAGAACAAGGTGCTATTCTCGATTTAAATTATGTAGAAGATGTGGCTGCAGCTGTTGATATGAACATTGTAATGACGGGCGCAGGACGATTTGTAGAAATACAAGGTACTGGAGAGGAAGCCACTTTTTCTCGTCAAGAACTAAATGAATTGTTAGCACTAGGTGAAAAAGGCATACAACAATTAGTTGAACTTCAAAAAATAACGCTTGGTGAACTGGCAAACAAGGTTGGAGGGAATCAATAG
- a CDS encoding YslB family protein: MLNTPSPTISSFGYEIIRDHILSSILGKHEDDVLYWAGKELARKFPCKSQDELIAFFADACWGTLELMKESKDGRIFQLTNDPEILQIKQRSFKLEAGFIAEQIQLAKGYLTECYNEKREKQQYVMFTVKWDVKERIMNTIPSE; the protein is encoded by the coding sequence ATGTTAAACACTCCATCTCCTACAATCTCATCATTTGGCTATGAGATCATTCGTGATCATATTCTATCTTCTATACTCGGTAAACATGAAGATGATGTCCTTTATTGGGCAGGTAAAGAGCTTGCTCGCAAGTTCCCATGTAAAAGTCAAGATGAACTTATCGCATTTTTCGCAGATGCCTGCTGGGGTACATTAGAGCTTATGAAGGAATCAAAGGATGGACGCATTTTCCAGTTGACAAACGACCCTGAAATTCTGCAAATTAAACAACGTAGCTTTAAACTTGAAGCAGGATTTATAGCAGAGCAAATTCAACTAGCTAAAGGCTACCTTACAGAATGCTATAATGAAAAGCGAGAAAAGCAACAATACGTCATGTTTACAGTCAAATGGGACGTCAAAGAACGTATTATGAATACCATTCCCTCAGAGTAA
- a CDS encoding MarR family winged helix-turn-helix transcriptional regulator, producing MSDEVTKHSPETVATVEKELRYIAAIVKQKGREIVSDYAITPPQFVALQWLEELGDITIGELSNRLYLAFSTTTDLVDRMEKNELVKRVRDENDRRVVVVHLLEKGERIIQEVIEKRQQYLQEMLVGFNEQEVAQLSSYLEKLHVHMKQD from the coding sequence ATGTCGGATGAAGTAACAAAGCACTCACCTGAAACCGTTGCAACGGTTGAAAAGGAATTACGCTATATAGCGGCCATCGTGAAGCAAAAGGGAAGAGAAATTGTTTCCGATTATGCGATTACGCCGCCACAATTTGTTGCATTACAGTGGTTAGAAGAGCTTGGTGATATTACAATTGGCGAATTATCAAACCGTCTATATTTAGCTTTTAGCACGACAACAGATTTAGTGGACCGAATGGAGAAAAATGAATTAGTCAAGCGTGTGCGTGATGAAAATGATCGCCGTGTCGTTGTCGTTCATCTTCTCGAAAAAGGCGAACGTATTATTCAAGAAGTTATTGAAAAAAGACAGCAATACTTGCAAGAGATGCTTGTTGGTTTTAATGAACAAGAAGTCGCGCAATTATCAAGCTACTTAGAGAAACTACATGTACACATGAAACAGGATTGA
- a CDS encoding helix-turn-helix domain-containing protein, which translates to MNGSHHRSLLTNREREIFALLLAEKTTRDIAEQLGISEKTVRNHISNTIQKLGVTNRSQALIELLRLEEFKLD; encoded by the coding sequence ATGAATGGCTCTCATCATCGTTCTCTTTTAACAAACCGAGAACGTGAAATATTTGCGCTTTTATTAGCTGAAAAAACAACGAGAGATATTGCAGAGCAGCTTGGTATTAGTGAAAAAACAGTGCGAAATCACATTTCCAATACAATTCAAAAGCTAGGTGTAACGAATCGATCTCAGGCGTTAATTGAGCTGTTACGCTTGGAAGAATTTAAATTAGACTAA